In the Mytilus trossulus isolate FHL-02 chromosome 1, PNRI_Mtr1.1.1.hap1, whole genome shotgun sequence genome, one interval contains:
- the LOC134718286 gene encoding uncharacterized protein LOC134718286, translating to MKMADDADELIDAGEDVKFKTSTPRSSKSSELPNFTDIKTTGKQKNKEHKPEDKNSKTLKNSTNTKEQERTQEKGLKDKKERKKRKPSSNGSVQEKDNTDEDESEEEETEMTKEEKEDMYNAVRNGDFLTLHNSLDKKNADINMTWYKENLLMIAIRAGQTAMAEFLIDVGINYNHKAKYFDLKEKDKKGKRISCYERSCRDLAFDLENEHIVEVIDVKNKNVFPFVRVEPRQTWEKRPPPPPLPKHLLPPKEIESEEEDNNTSDDESDSGHLSDKNNESSLTDVLDKLNGKDDGYGTMSPSMSPCLGNFNPHVYVPPEKPVVMHKPTKASMALQTHNSQFYQRRLVSKSAPSMRNVQVVGSYAHEKKQWELRREKTEMDDKISVQSLPFFLTHPSSASSRRSSTQTTASSPLAEVSKILGQSRLLKRESERLSTQRSKTIIPTLKINQWCHNQNNVFNRLSKSATNKRIMSSNFSVSREFIRHHRR from the exons ATGAAAATGGCAGACGACGCAGACGAACTGATCGACGCTGGAGAAGACGTAAAATTCAAAACCAGCACACCAAGATCTTCAAAATCTTCAGAATTGCCCAACTTTACAGATATTAAGACaacaggaaaacaaaaaaataaagaacataAACCAGAAGATAAGAATTCGAAGACATTGAAGAATTCAACAAACACAAAAGAACAAGAACGAACTCAAGAAAAG GGTTTGAAAGATAAAAAGGAAAGAAAGAAACGAAAACCAAGTAGTAATGGAAGTGTCCAAGAGAAAGATAATACCGACGAGGATGAAAGTGAGGAAGAGGAAACAGAAATGACAAAGGAAGAAAAAGAG GACATGTATAATGCAGTTAGGAATGGCGATTTCCTTACTCTTCACAATTCACTGGATAAAAAGAATGCTGACATCAACATGACATGG TATAAAGAAAACCTATTGATGATAGCAATTAGAGCAGGACAAACAGCAATGGCTGAGTTTCTGATAGATGTCGGAATAAATTACAACCATAAAGCTAAATATTTT GATTTAAAAGAAAAGGACAAAAAAGGTAAACGTATAAGCTGTTATGAAAGAAGTTGTCGAGATCTAGCATTTGACCTTGAAAATGAACACATCGTTGAGGTCattgatgttaaaaataaaaacgtgTTTCCCTTTGTGCGCGTGGAGCCGAGACAAACATGGGAAAAACGACCTCCGCCCCCACCCTTGCCAAAACACCTTCTCCCACCCAAGGAAATTGAGAGTGAAGAGGAAGATAACAATACATCAGACGATGAATCGGATTCAGGACATCTTAGTGACAAAAATAACGAATCGTCTTTAACAGATGTTCTTGACAAGCTCAATGGTAAAGATGATGGCTATGGAACAATGTCTCCCTCTATGTCGCCATGTTTAGGAAATTTTAATCCCCATGTGTATGTACCCCCTGAAAAACCGGTAGTAATGCATAAACCGACAAAAGCGTCGATGGCGTTGCAAACACACAACAGTCAATTTTACCAAAGACGACTCGTCAGCAAGAGCGCTCCCTCGATGCGCAATGTACAAGTTGTTGGAAGTTACGCACACGAGAAAAAACAATGGGAACTACGTCGTGAAAAAACAGAAATGGATGATAAAATATCAGTTCAAAGTCTTCCATTTTTTCTTACTCATCCGTCATCTGCCAGTAGCAGGCGGTCATCGACTCAAACAACAGCGTCGTCACCTTTAGCAGAAGTGTCAAAGATTTTAGGACAATCACGATTATTAAAACGAGAATCAGAGCGTCTTTCTACGCAAAGAAGTAAAACAATTATTCCTACATTAAAGATAAATCAGTGGTGCCATAACCAAAACAATGTCTTTAATAGACTTTCAAAATCAGCAACCAACAAAAGGATTATGTCTTCTAATTTCAGTGTTAGTCGCGAATTCATCAGACATCAtcggagatga